The following is a genomic window from Candidatus Palauibacter scopulicola.
CGACGGGCACGACGGAACTGCGGAACGCCGCCACGGAGCCCCACGTGCAGGACCTGTGCCGCTTTCTCGTCACGCTCGGCGCCCGCATCGACGGCATCGGGACTTCGCGGCTCGTCATCGAAGGCGTGGAGACCCTGGGAGGCGGGACCTTCCGGATCGGGCCGGACCACATCGAGATCGGAAGCGTGATCGGCTTGGCGGCCGCGACGGGCTCGACCCTTCGGATCGCCGGAGCGAACCCGGCCCATTTCGACCCCCTGCGCGTGGGATTCCGACGCCTCGGCCTCGAGTTCGCGTGGCGCGACGACCAGCTCCTCGTGCGGGGCGGGGGAGAGCTCGAGATTCAGCCCGACCTCGGCGGCCAGATTCCGAAGATCGACGACGGGCCCTGGCCGGCGTTCCCCGCGGATCTGATCAGCATTGCGCTGGTGGCCGCGACCCAGTGCCGGGGCACCGTCCTCATCCACGAAAAGATGTTCGAGTCGCGGATGTTCTTTGTCGACAAGGTGATCGCCATGGGCGCCCGCATCGTCCTCTGCGATCCGCACCGGGCCGTCGTCGTCGGACCGTCGCCGCTGCGCGGAGCGACCCTCGAGAGCCCCGACATCCGGGCCGGCATGGCGCTTCTCATCGCGGCGCTGGCTGCGGAAGGCGGGAGTCGCGTGCACAACATCGGACAGATCGAGCGCGGCTACGAGCGCATCCACGAACGCCTCGCGGCCTTGGGGGCTCGCATCGAGCGCGTGGCTCCGGAAGGCGCGTGACGGAGGTCGCGGAGGTCCCCGGGGACGGCATGCTGCGGCTGTCGCGGTGGGAGTCGCTCGATCCGAGCGTCGTGTGCGGGATCACGACGGCGAAGCGCGGGGACCTCGCGGTCGCGGACGCCTCCCCGGAGCGCGTGGCCTCGGTCTACGGGGATCTGGCCCGGGAACTCGGCTTCCGCCGGGTCTCGGTGCCGACTCAGGTCCACGGTACGGATCTCCGGGAGATCGGCGCCTCGCCCGTCCCCGACTCCGGGACCTGCACGGTCCACCGGGCGGGTCGCGTGGACGGCCAGCTCGCGGAGGGGCCCGGTTGGCTCTTGGCCGCGACGGCCGCGGATTGCGTGCCCGTCTATCTCTGGTCGCGCGAACGCGGGCGCACAGGCCTGATCCACGCGGGATGGCGGGGGGCCGCGGCGGGCATCCTTCCGCGCGCGATCGCCCGGCTCGTTCGCGGTATCGACGGTGGCTCCTTCGGCGCCGTCGGGGATCTCCGTGTCCATCTGGGGCCCGCGATCTGCGGACGCTGTTACGAGGTCGACACCCCCGTGCTCTCCGCCTTCGGCCTCCGCGGTACGCGCGCGCAACTCGACTTGAGGGGCATCCTCGCCGCCCAGGCCTCGGCGGCCGGCGTCGCACCCGACGCGCTTTCAAGCTCCCGCTTCTGCACGTCGTGCGGCCCCGGCGACCTTCATTCGCACCGCGCGAGCGGCGGTACGGCGGGACGGATGGCCGCCTTCCTGGGGCTGCGGAGCGACTGAACCGGGGACGCCGGCGAGCCGTACCTGCTGTTGCAGCGCGTCGAACCCCGCGGTATGTTCGAAGTCGCATGTCCACATACGTCCGCGCGGGCCGGCGGGCGATGGCGTTACTCGAAGTGGGGAAGCTGTACGGGCCCCACTTTTTTTTGCAGTAGGGCGAACCGGACTCGCCGAAGGGGTCGGTATGCTGGACTCGGCGGACATCGAACGCGCGGTCGAAGCCCTCGGCTTCGAGGTCGTGCAGATGGAGCGGGGCGGAGGCCGTCGCCGGCCGTTGCTCCGGCTCCGGATCGATCGGCCGGGCCGGCCGTCCGCTCGGTCGGGCGTGACCGTCGACGACTGCATCGCGGTGACGAGGGAACTGCGTGGCGCACTTGAAGATGGGGCCGACGAGGACTGCGTGCTCGAAGTGTCCTCGCCGGGAGTGGACCGGCCGCTGGTCAAGGCCGCGGACTACGACCGCTTCTCCGGGTCGCGGATCCGCGTGCGCGGCTACGGTCCGCTGGCCGACCGGGGCCGGAAACTGGAAGGCGTGCTGCTCGGGATGGTGGACGGACTCCCCGGGACGTTCGCGCTGGAGATCGAAGGGGATCGTGTGGAGATCCCGCTGGACCTCGTGGCCTCCGCCCGCCTGGTCTACGACTGGGACGCGGCCGGAGGCGTGGGTGGGAGATAGAGAGAGGCAATGAGCGATCAGATCCCGATCGTTGAAGCGTTCCGCATGATGGCGGCGAACAAGTCGCTGACGGAGCTGGAGCTGCATGATCTCATCCGTGAAGGGATCCACGCGGCGCTCGCCCGTCGTTTCGGCGGTCCGGTCGAAGCGGAAATCGACGTCACCGATGGAGGCGACATTTCGATCGTCGTCCTCAAGGAAGTCGTCGAGGAAGTCGAGGATCCGGCCCGGGAGGTGACGCTCGAGCAGGCTCGCTGGGATGATCCCGACTTCCAGGTCGGCGATCTCATGGAGATCCCCGTCGACTTCAGGGACTTCGGCCGCAGCGCGGTCATGGCCGCCAAGCAGAGGATCATCCAGCGCATCCGCGAGGGAGAACGAGACCGGATCCGCATGGAGTTCAACGACCGGGTAGGGGACCTCGTTTCGGGCGAAGTACAGGCGAGCGAGCGCGGCAAGCTCGTCGTCATGCTGAACCGGTCTCGCGAAGCCGAGGCGATCATTCCGTGGCGGGAGCAGAACCCGCGGGAACGCTTCCGCCAGGGCGAGCCGATCCGCGCCGTGCTGAAGCTGCTGGAGGAGACGCCGCGCGGTCCGCGGCTCATCCTCTCGCGGGCGGACCCCCAGTTCGTCGCCTCTCTGTTCGCGCTCGAGGTGCCGGAGATCTACCAGGATATCGTGGACATCAAGGAGATCGTCCGTGAAGCGGGAGGCCGCACCAAGGTGGCCGTCTCGTCCCGGGATGAATCCGTCGACCCGGTCGGAGCCTGCGTCGGCCTGAAGGGGTCGCGCGTCCAGGCCGTCGTGTCGGAGTTGAGCGGCGAACGGATCGACATCGTCCCGTGGCACCCGGACCCGGAGATCTTTGCCCGTCGAGCCTTGGCTCCGGCCCGGGTCGCCAAGGTGATCTCGGACCAGGAGCGGCACGTCATCACGGCGATCGTGGACGAGGACCAGCTGTCGCTGGCGATCGGACGAAACGGGCAGAACGTGCGGTTGGCGTCGCAGCTCATCGGTTGGCAGATCGACCTGTATTCCAGCCGTGACTGGATGGAGCGCGGCGGAGAGGCCGGCCTGTTCGGAGGCGATGACGAATACGAGATGTCCGACTTCCCGCTCTCCGAGCTCGAGGGGATCGCCCCCGCGACGCTCGCGGCGCTCGAGGCGGCCGGAATCAGCAGCTTTTACGGACTCCTCGACATGGACCGGGGCGACTTCCTTCAGGTTCCGGGGATCGGGCCGGACGAGGCGGACACGCTGGAAGCGCTCATCGATGAACTGACCGTCGTGGACGAGGCGCAGGCGGAGGGCGCCGCGGCCGCGAAGACGGCTGCCGATGCGCCGGCGGACGCGGCGGACGCGGAGGCGCCGCCGGAGCCGGCCTCCGCGGAGGCGGCCGATGCGCTGAGCACGGCCGCCTCGGGCGAGGGGACCGCCTGAAGCGCGGCGGCGGGACGCTGAGCCTGCTCGGCATCGCGACGCGCGCGGGCCGGGTCGCGCTCGGAACCCGGGCCGTGGACATCGCGGCGCGCAGGGGAAGACTCGCCCTGCTCGTGGTCGCGGGCGACGCGTCGCGGCATGCGGTGAACCGCCTCACGCCACAGGCGCGGCGGGCGTCGCGTGTAACGGTGGCGAGTCGACGGGCGCTCGGACGGGCGCTCGGACGGAACGATGTGGCCGTCGTCGGCGTCACGGATTCGGCGCTGGCGGAGCGGATTCTCGAAGGGGAGCGCACGCCTTCGCGGCGTGACGACAGCTCCGGGTCGTACGGAGACCCGGAAGGGCAGGTGCCTGGACAATGAAGCGTGTCTTCGAGGTCGCAGAGGAACTGAGACTCGACACGAGTCACCTCATCCAGTTGCTGCGGGAGATGGAGGTGCCCGTGCGCAGCCACATGTCGAGCGTGGACTCGGCGAGCGTGGCGCGTCTGCACGCGCGGCTCGAACGCGAACGGAGGGGAGAGACGGTCACCGGCACCGCGGCCCCCGTGCGGCGGCGCCGTCGGCGGCGGCGGGCCGCGCCCGCGTCGCTCACCACCGCGACGCCTGACGTCGACGTCGAAGAAGGCGTCGGCCCCTCCCCCGAGGCGCCGGAAGAGGCCGCGACGGCGACCATCGAGGCGGCGATCGAGGCGGAGGTCGAGCCTCAGGTCGAAGCCGAGGTCGAGATCGAAACGGAGGTCGAGCCCGACACCGGCATCGAGGCCGCGCCGGCGGAGACCGAAGTCGAGCCTGCAGCCGAAGCCGCTCCGGAGCCCGACGAGGCGGCCGACATCGCCGCCCCCGAGGAGGCCGCGTCGGCGGAGACCGAAGCGAGCGTCGAGGTCGGCGAGCCGACGGAGACGGAAGTCGCCGAGCCCGAGGCGGATCCGGAGGCGGAGGCGCCGGCCGCGCCGCCGCGCCCCGCGCGCCGGCCGAAGCCGGTCCGCCGGGACATGCCGTCGCCCGCCGCCCCCTCGGCACCCAGGGCCTCGGCGGGCCCCGGCGGCAAGGTGCGAATCTCGGCCGAGGGTTACACCGTCGATGGGCGCAAGAAATCTCGCGGTGGAGATGGGAAGAAACGGCGGCGCGTGGACCGGAACGCCGTCCAGCAGAACTTCCGCAAGACGCTGGCCGCGATGGGCCAGTCCTCGCCGCGGAAGCGGCGGCGCGAAACGCAGCAACAGCAGCGCGAGGCGGAGCGCGAGCAGCGCGAACTCGAACAGCGCACGGAGAAGGCGACGGTCCGGGTCAACGAGTTCCTCACCGTGTCGGAGCTCGCCGATCTGATCGAGGTTCCGCCGCAGGCCATCATCACGTCGGCGTTCAAGAACCTCGGTCTCATGGTGACGATCAATCAGCGGCTCGACTTCGGCCAGATCGAACTCATCTGCGAGGAGGCCGGCTTCACGGCGATCCGCGAGGAGGGGTTCGAGGCGGACCTCGCGAGCGATGACGAAGGCCTGCCCGAGGACGAGAGCCAGCTGGTGCCCCGCCCGCCGATCGTGACCGTGATGGGCCACGTCGACCATGGAAAGACCTCGCTGCTCGACCGTATCCGGAGCACGAACGTGATCGCGGGGGAGGCGGGGGGGATCACGCAGCACATCGGCGCCTATCACGTGGTTCTCTCGGAGGGCCGGACGATCACCTTCCTCGACACGCCCGGCCACGAGGCGTTCACGGCCATGCGCGCGCGCGGCGCGGAAGTAACGGACATCGTGATCCTCGTCGTGGCGGCCGACGACTCCGTGATGCCGCAGACGATCGAAGCGATCAGCCACGCCCGGAACGCGTCGGTGCCGATCGTCGTCGCGGTGAACAAGGTCGATCTCCCATCGGCGGACGTGGATCGGGTCAAGAGGGAACTCCTCGCGCGCGAGGTGGTCCTGGAGGACTTCGGCGGCGAGATCCTCGGCGCGGAAGTCTCGGCGAAGACGGGCGAAGGGTTGGACGACCTTCTCGAGAAGGTTCTTCTCCAGGCGGAGATTCTCGAGCTGAAGGCGAATCCGGAGCGAGAAGCCAGGGGGACGGTCGTCGAGGCGCAGTTGGACCGCGGCATGGGTCCGGTGGCCACCGTGCTCGTGGAGCGGGGGACGCTGGAGATCGGCGCGGATTTCGTCTGCGGACTCCATGGCGGGCGGGTTCGCGCGCTCCTCGATGAGCGCGGCCGGAAGATCACGAGCGCCGGACCGGGGATCCCCGTGCGGGTGCTCGGGATCGAAGGCGTGCCGCAGGCGGGCGACTCGCTCATCGTCCTGTCCGCGGCGCGGGTCCGCGAGATCGTCTCGCGGCGGCAGCAACTGGAGCGGGAGAAGGACATCCGCCGCCGGGCGACCGGTACGCGGCTCGAGGATGTCTTCGCCGCGGTCAAGGCGGGCGAGGGCGCACGTCTGAACGTCGTCATCAAGGGCGATACGGACGGCTCGGTACAGGCGCTCTCCGACAGCCTCGAACGGCTGTCGACCGACGAGGTCTCGGTCGAGGTCATCCACCGGGCGGTGGGCGGCATCAACGAGTCCGACATTCTCCTCGCCTCGACTTCCGAGGCGATCATCGTCGGCTTCCACGTCCGGCCCGACGCCGGAGCGGCGGCCGCTGCGGAACGCGAGTCGATCGAGATCCGGATCTACAACGTGATCTACGAAGCGGTCGAGGAGATCCGTCTGGCGCTCGAGGGCCTGCTCGCGCCCGAGCAGCGCGAGGTCACGGTCGGCATGGCCGAGATCCGAGAGCTCTTCCGCGTCCCCAAGGCGGGGACCATCGCGGGCTGCTACGTGCAGACCGGCACCATGCGGCGCAACCTCCCGATCCGCCTCCTGCGCGACCAGATCCAGATCTACCAGGGTCGGATCGACAGCCTGAGGCGGTTCAAGGAGGATGTGCGCCAGGTGAGAGACGGGTACGAGTGCGGCATCTCCATCGAGAACTACAACGACATCAAGGTCGGCGATGTGATCGAGTGCTACGAGGTGGTGGAGGTCGCGCGCACCCTCTCCGGAGCACCGGCAGGCTGACCTTCCGCGGGGCATCATGGCCGTCATCGGGGTGGGCCGCTGGGTGTTTCACCTCCCGGGCTGCCGGTCGCTCAAGGCGAAGCGTTCGGTGGTCCGCGGCTTGCGCGAGCGCGCGATCGTGAAGTTCCGGGTTTCCGCCGCCGAGACCGGCCTCCGCGACCGGGCCGCAATGGCCGAGATCACGGTCTGCGTCGTATCGGGCGAACGTCGGCACGCGGAGTCCGTTCTCGGACGCGTCGACCGCTTCCTGCAATCCGATCCGAGGGCCCACGTCATCGAGTCGGAGACCGAGTTCCTGTGAAGGCCGGCGACCCGGGGCGGGGGAGCGCGTGACCCATCGTCACCGGAGCGAACGGCTGGGTGAACTATTCCGGCGCGAACTCACGCGTCTCCTGCTCGGATCGCTCAAGGACCCCCGTCTCGACGGAGTGACGGTGACCGACGTGCGGGCGACCCGGGATCTCTCCTTCGCGACCGTCTACATTCGCTCGGACGAGGATGTGTCGGAGGGAATCGAGGGGCTGGAACACGCGGTGGGATTCATACGGCGGGAACTCGGCCGGTCGCTCCGGCTGCGGAAGATCCCGGAGTTCCGCTTCCTGCCCGACGAAACGCCCGAGCACGCGAACCGGATCGAGGAACTGCTGCGCCGGGCTCGCGAGGACGCGGGGCCGCGTGACGACTGAAGCCGGTCTGCTCCTCGTCGACAAGCCGGCCGAAGCGACGTCGCACGACATCATTCTTCGGGTACGGCGGAGGCTGGGCGTGCGCCGGATCGGCCACACCGGGACGCTCGATCCTTTCGCGACGGGGCTCCTGCTGTCGCTCGTCGGGTCGTTCACCCGGCTCGCCGACCTCTACCACGGACTCCCGAAATCCTACGACGCGACGATGGTGTTGGGACGGGAGACGGACACCGACGATCTCACGGGGAGGACCGTATCGGAAGATGCCGGCTGGCGGGAGTTGGATACCGAGGCCATTCGGGCCTCCTTCGCGGCTCGCGAGGGCGTCGGACGACAGGTGCCCCCCTCCTACTCGGCGCGCCACGCCGGTGGCGAGCGCGCCTACGCGCTGGCCCGCCGCGGGGAGCGCCCCGCACTCGAGGCACGCGAGGTGACCATCCAGGAGATCGCGGTCACGGACATCGACCTCCCTCGGGTCCGCTTCCGCGCGAGCGTTTCCACCGGCACCTACGTGCGGGCGCTGGCCCGTGACATCGGGCGCGACCTCGGACCCGGGGCGCACCTTGCCGCACTCCGCCGCACGGCGATCGGCCCCTTCGGAGTGGACGACGCGACGTCTCCGGACGCGGCGCGGGAGGCCGTGGCCGAGGCGTCCATCGCCTGGCGCCCGGAAGTGGCGGCGCTGCCGTGGTTGCGGCGCCGCGAACTGAACGATGAGGAACGGGACGAGATCCGGTACGGGAGGTCGGTGGAGCGCGGAGATGTGCTGCCGCCATCCCGGAGCACGCCCGATTCGCCGGACGGCTCCACGAACCCGGTCGCCCTGTGCGCCTCCGACGAACTCTTCGCCGTCGCCGAGGAGCGCGACGGCCGCCTCTACCCGAAGAAGGTGTTCGCCGCGTGAGCGGGCTCCCCCCCCACGTCCGGGGCACCGTCGTCACCATGGGGACCTTCGATGGGGTCCACCTGGGGCACCAGGCGATCCTGCGCGACGTTCGGCGGCGCGCGCGCGCACGAAACGGTCATGCCGTGCTCCTCACCTTCGACCCGCACCCCCTGAGCGTCGTGCGTCCGGAAGTTGCCCCTCCGCTCCTCACGCTGCCGGACGAGAAGAAGGAGATCCTCGCCCAGCTCGGGCTCGACTACGCCGCGTTCGTCGCCTTCACGCTCGAGTTCTCCCGCTATTCCCCCGAAGAATTCGTGGAGGACATCGTCGTCCCGCGCTTCCGTCCGGCGGAGGTCGTGATCGGGTACGACCACGGGTTCGGGCGCGGACGCGCCGGGGACGTCTCCGTGCTGGAGCGGATGGGCGAAGTCCACGGGTTCGAGGTCTCGGTCGTCGGAGGCGTCGAAACCGACGGATCGACCATCTCGTCCACACGGGTTCGGGGGGAGGTGGCGTCGGGCGACATGGAGGGCGCGGCCGCGGGCCTCGGCCGCCCCTATTCGTTCCGCGGGACGGTGATCCGGGGGCTGGGGCGGGGCCGCGCGCTCGGTTTTCCGACCGCCAACCTCGCGCCTCCGCCTCCCGACAAACTCCTTCCGGCGGAAGGCATCTACGCGGTGCGCGCTACACTGGGCTCCGAGCGGGTCGATGGACTGCTGCACCTCGGGCCCCGGCCGACCTTTGCGGACGCTCCGCCGGCCATCGAACTCTTTCTCATCGATTTCGACCGTGACATCTACGGGGAGCGTGTGATCGTCGATGTCCTCCACCGGCTGCGCGAGGTGCGCGCGTACGAGTCGGGAGA
Proteins encoded in this region:
- the nusA gene encoding transcription termination factor NusA, giving the protein MSDQIPIVEAFRMMAANKSLTELELHDLIREGIHAALARRFGGPVEAEIDVTDGGDISIVVLKEVVEEVEDPAREVTLEQARWDDPDFQVGDLMEIPVDFRDFGRSAVMAAKQRIIQRIREGERDRIRMEFNDRVGDLVSGEVQASERGKLVVMLNRSREAEAIIPWREQNPRERFRQGEPIRAVLKLLEETPRGPRLILSRADPQFVASLFALEVPEIYQDIVDIKEIVREAGGRTKVAVSSRDESVDPVGACVGLKGSRVQAVVSELSGERIDIVPWHPDPEIFARRALAPARVAKVISDQERHVITAIVDEDQLSLAIGRNGQNVRLASQLIGWQIDLYSSRDWMERGGEAGLFGGDDEYEMSDFPLSELEGIAPATLAALEAAGISSFYGLLDMDRGDFLQVPGIGPDEADTLEALIDELTVVDEAQAEGAAAAKTAADAPADAADAEAPPEPASAEAADALSTAASGEGTA
- the infB gene encoding translation initiation factor IF-2, whose protein sequence is MKRVFEVAEELRLDTSHLIQLLREMEVPVRSHMSSVDSASVARLHARLERERRGETVTGTAAPVRRRRRRRRAAPASLTTATPDVDVEEGVGPSPEAPEEAATATIEAAIEAEVEPQVEAEVEIETEVEPDTGIEAAPAETEVEPAAEAAPEPDEAADIAAPEEAASAETEASVEVGEPTETEVAEPEADPEAEAPAAPPRPARRPKPVRRDMPSPAAPSAPRASAGPGGKVRISAEGYTVDGRKKSRGGDGKKRRRVDRNAVQQNFRKTLAAMGQSSPRKRRRETQQQQREAEREQRELEQRTEKATVRVNEFLTVSELADLIEVPPQAIITSAFKNLGLMVTINQRLDFGQIELICEEAGFTAIREEGFEADLASDDEGLPEDESQLVPRPPIVTVMGHVDHGKTSLLDRIRSTNVIAGEAGGITQHIGAYHVVLSEGRTITFLDTPGHEAFTAMRARGAEVTDIVILVVAADDSVMPQTIEAISHARNASVPIVVAVNKVDLPSADVDRVKRELLAREVVLEDFGGEILGAEVSAKTGEGLDDLLEKVLLQAEILELKANPEREARGTVVEAQLDRGMGPVATVLVERGTLEIGADFVCGLHGGRVRALLDERGRKITSAGPGIPVRVLGIEGVPQAGDSLIVLSAARVREIVSRRQQLEREKDIRRRATGTRLEDVFAAVKAGEGARLNVVIKGDTDGSVQALSDSLERLSTDEVSVEVIHRAVGGINESDILLASTSEAIIVGFHVRPDAGAAAAAERESIEIRIYNVIYEAVEEIRLALEGLLAPEQREVTVGMAEIRELFRVPKAGTIAGCYVQTGTMRRNLPIRLLRDQIQIYQGRIDSLRRFKEDVRQVRDGYECGISIENYNDIKVGDVIECYEVVEVARTLSGAPAG
- the murA gene encoding UDP-N-acetylglucosamine 1-carboxyvinyltransferase encodes the protein MYYRIEGGNELRGVFTPAGNKNAALPILAATLLTREPVRIENVPRITDVETLLDLLRSLGVEGGWTEPGVLELDAAGVDRRAIPDADLAGRIRGSVLLAGPMLARMGSCQLPHPGGDFIGRRRLDTHMLALQALGAAVDVGDRYVLRTPGLRGASVFLDEPSVTGTENAVLAAATATGTTELRNAATEPHVQDLCRFLVTLGARIDGIGTSRLVIEGVETLGGGTFRIGPDHIEIGSVIGLAAATGSTLRIAGANPAHFDPLRVGFRRLGLEFAWRDDQLLVRGGGELEIQPDLGGQIPKIDDGPWPAFPADLISIALVAATQCRGTVLIHEKMFESRMFFVDKVIAMGARIVLCDPHRAVVVGPSPLRGATLESPDIRAGMALLIAALAAEGGSRVHNIGQIERGYERIHERLAALGARIERVAPEGA
- the rbfA gene encoding 30S ribosome-binding factor RbfA; protein product: MTHRHRSERLGELFRRELTRLLLGSLKDPRLDGVTVTDVRATRDLSFATVYIRSDEDVSEGIEGLEHAVGFIRRELGRSLRLRKIPEFRFLPDETPEHANRIEELLRRAREDAGPRDD
- a CDS encoding bifunctional riboflavin kinase/FAD synthetase, which codes for MSGLPPHVRGTVVTMGTFDGVHLGHQAILRDVRRRARARNGHAVLLTFDPHPLSVVRPEVAPPLLTLPDEKKEILAQLGLDYAAFVAFTLEFSRYSPEEFVEDIVVPRFRPAEVVIGYDHGFGRGRAGDVSVLERMGEVHGFEVSVVGGVETDGSTISSTRVRGEVASGDMEGAAAGLGRPYSFRGTVIRGLGRGRALGFPTANLAPPPPDKLLPAEGIYAVRATLGSERVDGLLHLGPRPTFADAPPAIELFLIDFDRDIYGERVIVDVLHRLREVRAYESGDDLAAQMRRDLATGLEYFRGRGG
- a CDS encoding laccase domain-containing protein gives rise to the protein MTEVAEVPGDGMLRLSRWESLDPSVVCGITTAKRGDLAVADASPERVASVYGDLARELGFRRVSVPTQVHGTDLREIGASPVPDSGTCTVHRAGRVDGQLAEGPGWLLAATAADCVPVYLWSRERGRTGLIHAGWRGAAAGILPRAIARLVRGIDGGSFGAVGDLRVHLGPAICGRCYEVDTPVLSAFGLRGTRAQLDLRGILAAQASAAGVAPDALSSSRFCTSCGPGDLHSHRASGGTAGRMAAFLGLRSD
- a CDS encoding DUF503 domain-containing protein, with amino-acid sequence MAVIGVGRWVFHLPGCRSLKAKRSVVRGLRERAIVKFRVSAAETGLRDRAAMAEITVCVVSGERRHAESVLGRVDRFLQSDPRAHVIESETEFL
- the truB gene encoding tRNA pseudouridine(55) synthase TruB; this translates as MTTEAGLLLVDKPAEATSHDIILRVRRRLGVRRIGHTGTLDPFATGLLLSLVGSFTRLADLYHGLPKSYDATMVLGRETDTDDLTGRTVSEDAGWRELDTEAIRASFAAREGVGRQVPPSYSARHAGGERAYALARRGERPALEAREVTIQEIAVTDIDLPRVRFRASVSTGTYVRALARDIGRDLGPGAHLAALRRTAIGPFGVDDATSPDAAREAVAEASIAWRPEVAALPWLRRRELNDEERDEIRYGRSVERGDVLPPSRSTPDSPDGSTNPVALCASDELFAVAEERDGRLYPKKVFAA
- a CDS encoding ribosomal L7Ae/L30e/S12e/Gadd45 family protein, which gives rise to MATRAGRVALGTRAVDIAARRGRLALLVVAGDASRHAVNRLTPQARRASRVTVASRRALGRALGRNDVAVVGVTDSALAERILEGERTPSRRDDSSGSYGDPEGQVPGQ